A window of the Streptomyces sp. JB150 genome harbors these coding sequences:
- a CDS encoding globin domain-containing protein, producing the protein MLSAESAAVLRATLPAVAGALDEITERFYGAMFRDRPELLDGMFNRGNQASGSQRRALAGAVAGFASALLADPGARPDALLERIAHKHTAVGVTEDQYTVVHKYLFGAIAEVLGDAVTPEVAAAWDEVYWLMAGALIAREARLYQAAGVAPGEIWRPWTVVDRRVETPDVVSFLLRPADGEPAPAARAGQYVSVRATMPDGVRQLRQYSLSCDPGGQLRRITVKRVAGVDGAPEGEVSNLLHRTVRVGDELTLSAPSGDIVLDADDTPLVLVSAGIGCTPLVGMLDRLAATGSDRPVLVLHADRSPEDHALRAETRRLADRLPHAQTVFWYERPGPAEPETRAGLMDLSEVTVPADATVYLCGPLPFMRSVRTALLERGVPARRVRYEVFGPDLWQADAADTAEAGAA; encoded by the coding sequence ATGCTGTCCGCAGAGTCCGCCGCCGTCCTACGCGCCACCCTGCCCGCCGTGGCCGGTGCGCTCGACGAGATCACCGAGCGCTTCTACGGGGCGATGTTCCGCGACCGCCCGGAGCTGCTGGACGGCATGTTCAACCGCGGCAACCAGGCCTCCGGCAGCCAGCGCCGGGCGCTGGCCGGAGCGGTGGCGGGTTTCGCGAGCGCGCTGCTGGCGGACCCCGGTGCCCGGCCCGACGCCCTGCTGGAGCGGATCGCCCACAAGCACACCGCGGTCGGGGTGACCGAGGACCAGTACACGGTCGTCCACAAGTATCTGTTCGGCGCGATCGCCGAGGTGCTGGGCGACGCGGTGACGCCGGAGGTGGCCGCGGCCTGGGACGAGGTGTACTGGCTGATGGCGGGTGCGCTGATCGCCCGGGAAGCGCGGCTCTACCAGGCCGCGGGGGTGGCGCCGGGTGAGATCTGGCGGCCGTGGACGGTCGTGGACCGCCGCGTGGAGACCCCCGACGTGGTGTCGTTCCTGCTGCGGCCCGCCGACGGCGAGCCCGCGCCGGCCGCCCGCGCGGGGCAGTACGTGAGTGTGCGCGCGACCATGCCGGACGGGGTGCGTCAGCTGCGCCAGTACAGCCTGTCCTGCGACCCCGGGGGCCAGTTGCGCCGTATCACCGTCAAGCGGGTCGCGGGCGTCGACGGCGCGCCCGAGGGAGAGGTGTCGAACCTGCTGCACCGGACCGTGCGGGTGGGGGACGAACTGACGCTGTCCGCGCCCTCCGGCGACATCGTCCTGGACGCGGACGACACTCCGCTCGTCCTGGTCTCGGCGGGCATCGGCTGCACTCCCCTGGTCGGAATGCTCGACCGGCTCGCGGCGACCGGCTCGGACCGCCCCGTCCTGGTCCTGCACGCGGACCGCTCCCCCGAGGACCACGCCCTGCGCGCGGAGACCCGCCGGCTGGCCGATCGTCTGCCCCACGCGCAGACCGTCTTCTGGTACGAGCGCCCCGGCCCGGCCGAACCCGAGACCCGCGCCGGTCTGATGGACCTCTCCGAGGTGACGGTCCCCGCGGACGCCACCGTCTACCTGTGCGGTCCGCTGCCCTTCATGCGGTCCGTGCGGACGGCGCTGCTGGAGCGGGGGGTGCCGGCCCGGCGCGTGCGCTACGAGGTGTTCGGCCCGGACCTGTGGCAGGCGGACGCGGCCGATACGGCGGAGGCGGGCGCGGCCTGA
- a CDS encoding endonuclease, which translates to MATAELAAERESAYLSQLTMAAARYANRTEQRERNQSVLETRGVLYADTPERVERRLARLGADWSLARAIELTPTEPAATAGSTLQLPPETFTSEVLGLERLIGRNNLTPVAFLEAGVEVSRSVGRVTISGPGGGHGTGFMVSPSLLLTNNHVLRGAPEASRSKVAFAFQDCADGSPLVPAVFPLEPHRFFVTDRALDFSVVAVASRGAQGEALSSFGWLAVTATQGKLVIGEFVNIIQHPRGEPKQIALRDNQVVDVLERFLHYESDTREGSSGSPVFNDQWEVVALHHSAVPKTDAEGRPLSVDGTVWRPEMGEQQVAWRANEGVRISRVLEALHKVPLTGEAARLRDEVFTAGLTASPVTAAPSAAAGSLPAAPGAAASASAVPLTTALAVTDGAQAGSQERARTADGTVQVTLPLRITVGFDASSSPPATLLAALPAAAPAPAAPPPLSSFPSFPPSPAGPPDIASSVDRSAETALLNHRLTQERPYYDGPADAAAREAYYGDVHTGGGDALRRALTELLTDTHTPRPRYDPTKLVYPWVDLHKDRKLRSIYSGRTFTAEELIRADAAVAKARLARVRELLLQESTAGPAEFAAEFDALEKSMPFNCEHVVPQSWFAHREPMRGDLHHLFACEVGCNSFRGNFPYVDFPDFMEAVRDDCGMREDVGFEPEQGKGAAARATLYFLLRYPREVGDAVREFPKERLPVLLRWHESEAVTEYERHRNAAIAQLQGNRNPLIDHPEWAREIDFSGVWP; encoded by the coding sequence ATGGCCACGGCGGAACTCGCTGCCGAACGAGAGTCGGCCTATCTGTCGCAACTGACGATGGCCGCGGCGCGCTATGCGAACCGCACCGAGCAGCGGGAGCGGAACCAGTCCGTTCTCGAGACGCGGGGCGTGCTCTACGCGGACACCCCCGAGCGGGTCGAGAGGCGGCTGGCGCGGCTGGGCGCCGACTGGTCGCTGGCGCGGGCCATCGAGCTGACGCCGACGGAACCGGCCGCCACGGCGGGCAGCACCCTGCAGCTGCCTCCGGAGACCTTCACCAGTGAGGTGCTGGGGCTGGAGCGGCTCATCGGGCGCAACAACCTGACACCCGTCGCGTTCCTGGAGGCCGGTGTCGAGGTCTCCCGGTCGGTCGGCCGGGTCACCATCAGCGGGCCGGGCGGCGGTCACGGCACCGGCTTCATGGTGTCGCCGTCCCTGCTGCTGACCAACAACCACGTGCTGCGCGGGGCGCCGGAGGCGAGCCGCAGCAAGGTGGCGTTCGCGTTCCAGGACTGCGCCGACGGCAGCCCGCTGGTGCCGGCGGTCTTCCCGCTGGAACCGCACCGGTTCTTCGTCACCGACCGGGCGCTGGACTTCAGTGTCGTGGCGGTCGCTTCGCGCGGGGCGCAGGGCGAGGCGCTGTCCTCGTTCGGCTGGCTGGCCGTCACCGCGACCCAGGGCAAGCTCGTCATCGGGGAGTTCGTCAACATCATCCAGCACCCGAGGGGCGAGCCCAAGCAGATCGCGCTGCGCGACAACCAGGTCGTCGACGTGCTGGAGCGGTTCCTGCACTACGAGTCCGACACCCGTGAGGGCTCGTCGGGTTCTCCCGTCTTCAACGACCAGTGGGAGGTCGTCGCGCTGCACCACTCGGCCGTCCCGAAGACGGACGCCGAGGGCCGGCCGCTGAGCGTCGACGGCACGGTGTGGCGCCCGGAGATGGGCGAGCAGCAGGTGGCGTGGCGGGCCAACGAGGGGGTGCGGATCAGCCGTGTCCTGGAGGCGCTGCACAAGGTGCCGCTGACCGGTGAGGCGGCCCGGCTGCGGGACGAGGTGTTCACCGCCGGGCTCACCGCCTCCCCCGTGACGGCCGCCCCGTCCGCGGCCGCCGGGTCCCTGCCCGCCGCGCCCGGGGCCGCGGCGTCCGCGTCCGCCGTCCCGCTGACGACCGCCCTCGCGGTCACCGACGGGGCACAGGCCGGGTCGCAGGAGCGGGCCCGTACGGCCGACGGCACCGTCCAGGTCACGCTCCCGCTGCGGATCACCGTCGGCTTCGACGCCTCCTCGTCCCCGCCGGCCACCCTCCTCGCCGCGCTGCCCGCGGCGGCACCGGCGCCGGCCGCGCCCCCGCCCCTCTCGTCGTTCCCGTCGTTCCCGCCGTCCCCGGCCGGGCCGCCGGACATCGCGTCGTCCGTCGACAGGAGCGCGGAGACGGCCCTCCTCAACCACCGGCTCACACAGGAACGCCCCTACTACGACGGTCCCGCGGACGCCGCCGCCCGCGAGGCGTACTACGGGGACGTCCACACCGGTGGCGGGGACGCGCTGCGCCGGGCGCTGACCGAACTGCTGACGGACACGCACACCCCCCGGCCCCGCTACGACCCGACGAAGCTGGTGTATCCCTGGGTCGACCTGCACAAGGACCGCAAGCTGCGCAGCATCTACTCCGGGCGGACCTTCACCGCCGAGGAACTCATACGCGCCGACGCGGCCGTCGCGAAGGCCCGCCTCGCCCGCGTACGGGAGCTGCTGCTCCAGGAGAGCACCGCGGGACCGGCCGAGTTCGCGGCGGAGTTCGACGCGCTGGAGAAGTCGATGCCGTTCAACTGCGAGCACGTGGTGCCGCAGTCGTGGTTCGCCCACCGCGAGCCGATGCGGGGCGACCTGCACCATCTGTTCGCCTGCGAGGTGGGCTGCAACAGCTTCCGGGGCAACTTCCCCTACGTCGACTTCCCCGACTTCATGGAAGCGGTCCGGGACGACTGCGGGATGCGTGAGGACGTGGGGTTCGAGCCCGAGCAGGGCAAGGGCGCTGCCGCGCGCGCCACGCTGTACTTTCTGCTGCGCTATCCGCGCGAGGTCGGCGACGCCGTACGCGAGTTCCCGAAGGAGCGGCTGCCCGTCCTGCTGCGCTGGCACGAGAGCGAGGCCGTCACCGAGTACGAGCGGCACCGCAACGCGGCGATCGCCCAGCTCCAGGGCAACCGGAACCCGCTGATCGACCACCCCGAATGGGCCCGCGAGATCGACTTCTCCGGCGTCTGGCCCTGA
- a CDS encoding Crp/Fnr family transcriptional regulator codes for MTTTTTPRMTRSLPAEHRGTLMSLAREVTFPQGGRLFDEGERADRFWIVRTGTVALDVRIPGRRPAVIETLGFGDLVGSSWLFSPRVWHLGAEAVTPVRAWEFDAGAVRELFRDDPRFAEAVARWVGLVLVHRLHAARTRLLDLYAPYGSGIPG; via the coding sequence ATGACCACCACGACCACGCCCCGCATGACCCGGTCCCTGCCCGCCGAACACCGGGGCACGCTGATGAGCCTCGCCCGCGAGGTGACGTTCCCGCAGGGCGGCCGGCTGTTCGACGAGGGCGAACGGGCCGACCGCTTCTGGATCGTGCGCACCGGGACCGTCGCCCTCGACGTCCGGATCCCGGGCCGCCGCCCCGCCGTCATCGAGACCCTCGGGTTCGGTGACCTCGTCGGCTCGTCCTGGCTGTTCTCGCCGCGCGTCTGGCACCTGGGCGCCGAGGCGGTGACCCCGGTGCGCGCCTGGGAGTTCGACGCGGGGGCCGTCCGTGAGCTGTTCCGCGACGACCCGCGGTTCGCGGAGGCGGTCGCGCGCTGGGTCGGCCTGGTGCTCGTCCACCGCCTCCACGCGGCCCGCACCCGCCTGCTCGACCTGTACGCCCCCTACGGCAGCGGCATCCCCGGATGA
- a CDS encoding N-acetyltransferase produces the protein MSDTWITRAEAPGDAAAIREVLLAAFPTAEEADLVDALRADPDAWIDGLSVVAADESGRIAGHALLTRCHIGEVPALALAPCAVRPERQRTGAGSAAVRTALRAATDRGERYVVVLGHPGYYPRFGFTRASVHGIRLSIDVPDEALMALALDAAHPLPGGTVRYAAAFGI, from the coding sequence ATGAGCGACACCTGGATCACGCGCGCCGAGGCACCCGGCGACGCCGCCGCCATCCGTGAGGTCCTCCTCGCCGCCTTCCCCACGGCGGAGGAGGCGGACCTGGTCGACGCCCTGCGCGCCGACCCGGACGCGTGGATCGACGGACTGTCCGTCGTCGCCGCGGACGAGAGCGGCCGGATCGCCGGCCACGCGCTGCTGACCCGCTGTCACATCGGTGAGGTCCCGGCGCTGGCCCTGGCCCCGTGCGCCGTACGGCCGGAGCGGCAGCGCACCGGTGCCGGCTCGGCGGCCGTCCGCACCGCCCTGCGCGCGGCCACGGACAGGGGCGAGCGCTACGTCGTCGTCCTCGGTCACCCCGGCTACTACCCGAGGTTCGGCTTCACCCGTGCCTCCGTGCACGGGATCCGGCTGAGCATCGACGTGCCGGACGAGGCGCTGATGGCGCTCGCCCTGGACGCCGCGCATCCGCTGCCGGGCGGCACCGTCCGCTACGCCGCTGCCTTCGGCATCTGA
- a CDS encoding endonuclease/exonuclease/phosphatase family protein: MERGERTVRWRVRGDGDGAAGALRGGPEHVRHSGPTRVRDSGAGDARAPGTSDARDSGTEDARDSGIKGARDTGTQAAPGGPSLRARGRVLAAVAALLAALLLLHRAIPNSPGRLGSLLETFLPWLGAVAAVLFALALLRRSVPALLASLAPVAAWTYLFGGLLLPGAEADGYGLLVVQHNVSDENPDPAGTARALARARPDLIALEELVPQASAVYERTLAAHYPFHAVRGTVGLWSRYPLRDVRTLDIKPRQITEPWNRGLRAVVRAPRGELAAYVAHLPSVRVGADGLASAARDESARLLGAAVAAEELSTVILLGDLNGTVEDRGLAPLTTRLAEPRRGFALSYPAAFPLVRIDHVMARSASVGRIRTLPATGSDHRPVAVRVKPLGT, from the coding sequence ATGGAGCGGGGGGAGCGCACGGTGCGGTGGCGGGTTCGGGGTGACGGCGACGGGGCCGCGGGCGCACTGCGCGGCGGACCCGAGCACGTACGGCACAGCGGACCCACGCGCGTGCGGGACTCCGGAGCCGGGGACGCGCGGGCTCCCGGGACCAGCGACGCACGGGACAGCGGGACCGAGGACGCGCGGGACTCCGGGATCAAGGGCGCGCGAGACACCGGCACCCAGGCCGCGCCCGGCGGACCGTCGCTACGGGCGCGGGGCCGGGTCCTCGCCGCAGTCGCGGCGCTCCTCGCCGCCCTGCTGCTCCTGCACCGTGCGATACCCAACTCCCCCGGCCGCCTGGGCAGCCTGCTGGAGACGTTCCTGCCATGGCTCGGTGCGGTGGCCGCGGTCCTGTTCGCCCTCGCGTTGCTGCGCCGCTCGGTTCCCGCCCTGCTGGCGTCACTGGCACCGGTGGCGGCGTGGACGTATCTCTTCGGCGGGCTGCTGCTGCCCGGTGCCGAGGCGGACGGGTACGGCCTGCTCGTGGTGCAGCACAACGTCAGCGACGAGAACCCGGACCCGGCCGGCACCGCCCGCGCCCTGGCCCGTGCCCGGCCGGACCTGATCGCGCTGGAGGAGCTGGTCCCGCAGGCGTCGGCGGTCTACGAGCGGACTCTCGCCGCCCACTACCCGTTCCACGCCGTCCGGGGCACCGTCGGACTGTGGTCCCGTTATCCGCTGCGCGACGTCCGGACGCTGGACATCAAGCCCCGGCAGATCACGGAACCGTGGAACCGGGGACTGCGGGCCGTGGTGCGCGCCCCGCGCGGTGAACTCGCCGCATACGTCGCTCACCTGCCCTCGGTCCGCGTCGGGGCGGACGGCCTCGCGTCGGCGGCACGGGACGAGAGCGCCCGGCTGCTGGGCGCGGCCGTCGCCGCCGAGGAGCTGAGCACGGTGATCCTGCTCGGGGACCTCAACGGCACGGTCGAGGACCGCGGGCTCGCCCCGCTGACCACGCGGCTTGCCGAACCGCGCCGGGGCTTCGCCCTCAGCTATCCGGCCGCCTTCCCGCTGGTCCGCATCGACCATGTCATGGCCCGCTCGGCGAGCGTCGGGCGGATCCGTACGCTGCCCGCCACCGGCAGCGACCACCGGCCGGTGGCGGTCCGCGTGAAACCGCTTGGCACCTGA
- a CDS encoding cytochrome P450 — protein MSTQATPIPTPTAPGGLPLIGHAHHLARTPLPFMTSLREYGSVVRIHIGPTPAYVVTDPALTRRVLVTDAAHYTKGGKIIDALRVFFGDGLATVADGDTHLRNRRLMQPMFNKAHIATRGEAMIAQVREMVAAWPADQPRDVYADMNDITLAAFLVALFGTDLPPRLRTEFTALMPAIMKGTIRQTVLPSWITRLPLPAHRAHARRVARLRALIDQAIDHRSARHPDRTEDAAAAAGCPHAAAAGSGAADGLFSTLLNAEEPLTRQQLQDEAITLLTGAIETTGTTLAWTLYEITRHPEVERRLRAELAAVCQDRPLRHEDVEQLPYARRVLQEAIRKYGPAWMVTRTAVRDMDLGGHRIPAGADVVWSPYLHQHDPAHFPGADTFDPDRWTPERVQATRGSFLAFGDGRRKCIGENFAWAELQIILATVLQTWPRITLASRAPRPQAVVTVKPDDLALRFHADTKGGTARPGGGERPVAAG, from the coding sequence GTGAGCACCCAGGCCACACCCATCCCCACACCGACCGCGCCGGGCGGCCTCCCCCTGATCGGCCACGCCCACCATCTCGCCCGCACGCCACTGCCGTTCATGACCTCACTGCGCGAGTACGGCAGCGTGGTCCGCATCCACATAGGCCCCACACCCGCCTACGTCGTCACCGACCCCGCGCTCACCCGCCGCGTCCTCGTCACCGACGCCGCCCACTACACCAAGGGCGGCAAGATCATCGACGCGCTGCGGGTGTTCTTCGGCGACGGGCTGGCCACGGTCGCCGACGGCGACACCCACCTGCGCAACCGCCGCCTGATGCAGCCCATGTTCAACAAGGCGCACATCGCCACCCGCGGCGAGGCGATGATCGCCCAGGTCCGCGAGATGGTCGCCGCCTGGCCCGCAGACCAGCCCCGCGACGTCTACGCGGACATGAACGACATCACCCTCGCCGCGTTCCTCGTCGCGCTGTTCGGCACGGACCTTCCGCCGCGCCTGCGCACCGAGTTCACCGCCCTGATGCCCGCCATCATGAAGGGCACCATCCGCCAGACCGTCCTGCCGTCCTGGATCACCCGGCTGCCCCTGCCCGCCCACCGCGCCCACGCCCGCCGCGTCGCCCGCCTGCGCGCCCTCATCGACCAGGCCATCGACCACCGCTCGGCGCGGCACCCGGACCGCACGGAGGACGCCGCTGCGGCGGCCGGCTGCCCGCACGCGGCGGCGGCCGGATCGGGTGCGGCGGACGGTCTGTTCAGCACGCTCCTCAACGCCGAGGAGCCGCTGACCCGGCAGCAGCTGCAGGACGAGGCGATCACCCTGCTCACCGGCGCGATCGAGACGACCGGGACGACACTCGCCTGGACCCTGTACGAGATCACCCGCCACCCCGAGGTCGAGCGACGGCTGCGCGCCGAACTCGCCGCCGTCTGCCAGGACCGGCCCCTGCGCCACGAGGACGTAGAACAACTCCCGTACGCGCGGCGGGTGTTGCAGGAGGCCATCCGCAAGTACGGGCCCGCCTGGATGGTGACCCGCACCGCGGTCCGGGACATGGACCTGGGCGGGCACCGCATCCCCGCCGGCGCCGACGTCGTGTGGAGCCCCTACCTCCACCAGCACGACCCGGCCCACTTCCCCGGCGCGGACACCTTCGACCCGGACCGCTGGACCCCCGAACGCGTCCAGGCCACCCGCGGATCGTTCCTCGCCTTCGGCGACGGCCGCCGCAAGTGCATCGGCGAGAACTTCGCCTGGGCCGAACTTCAGATCATCCTCGCGACCGTCCTCCAGACCTGGCCGCGCATCACCCTCGCCTCCCGCGCACCCCGCCCGCAGGCCGTGGTCACCGTCAAGCCGGACGACCTGGCGCTGAGGTTCCACGCGGACACGAAGGGCGGGACCGCGCGGCCGGGCGGTGGCGAGCGGCCGGTGGCCGCGGGCTGA
- a CDS encoding GAF domain-containing sensor histidine kinase: MDAESREARIRLPQLRLDELLEEVQARLDAARGTRDRVHSLLEAVLSVGRELDLEQVLRSIVEAAAALVDARYAALGVIGPDGRRLSDFHTVGVTDEQITEIGNFPEGHGILGELIRHPQPLRLAKISEHPASYGLPPRHPPMNTFLGVPIRVRDQVFGNLYLTEKRGGAQFDEEDESVLSTLAVAAGVAIDNARLYEESRLRERWLRASAEITHSILSGSDRGAVLGLIAERAREITGAALAVVAVPLDDGDSLTVELAFGPEAEVHQGLVLPVRASLIGRAFAGATTVTSADITRDERVSAGPPRFAGLGPAAAVPIGGGDGVRGVVLLVREAGQALFTEQQTEPLRSFAGQAAVAMELAERRRDAERIAVLQDRDRIARDLHDLAIQRLFATGMTLQSAGRFIEHPGAAERVTRAVDDLDETIKIIRSTIFGLRTRETGAGTGLRARAVRVAGEAAPVLGFAPGLRMDGLLDTRVPKETADHAVAVLSEALANVARHAHAGRADVVLATDGRELRLEVTDNGVGIPPEGRRSGLRNMAERAEHLGGELTWTTPPSGGTRLVWRVPLTP, from the coding sequence GCTGCGCCTGGACGAGCTGCTGGAGGAGGTGCAGGCCCGGCTCGACGCCGCGCGCGGCACCCGCGACCGGGTGCACAGCCTGCTGGAAGCCGTCCTCTCGGTCGGCCGTGAACTGGACCTGGAACAGGTCCTGCGCAGCATCGTGGAGGCCGCCGCCGCACTGGTCGACGCCCGGTACGCGGCCCTCGGCGTCATCGGCCCCGACGGCAGGCGGCTGTCCGACTTCCACACCGTCGGCGTCACCGACGAGCAGATCACCGAGATCGGCAACTTCCCCGAGGGCCACGGCATCCTCGGCGAGCTGATCCGCCACCCCCAGCCGCTGCGGCTGGCGAAGATCTCCGAGCACCCCGCCTCGTACGGCCTGCCGCCCCGCCACCCGCCGATGAACACCTTCCTCGGCGTCCCGATCCGGGTGCGCGACCAGGTCTTCGGCAATCTCTACCTGACCGAGAAACGGGGCGGCGCGCAGTTCGACGAGGAGGACGAGTCGGTGCTGTCCACCCTGGCCGTGGCGGCCGGTGTGGCCATCGACAACGCCCGCCTGTACGAGGAGTCCCGGCTGCGGGAACGCTGGCTGCGCGCCAGCGCGGAGATCACCCACAGCATTCTGTCCGGCAGCGACCGCGGCGCGGTGCTCGGCCTGATCGCCGAGCGGGCCCGGGAGATCACCGGAGCGGCCCTCGCGGTGGTCGCGGTGCCCCTGGACGACGGCGACTCCCTCACCGTGGAACTGGCCTTCGGCCCGGAGGCGGAGGTCCATCAGGGGCTGGTGCTGCCCGTGCGCGCCAGCCTCATCGGCCGGGCCTTCGCCGGGGCCACGACCGTCACCAGCGCGGACATCACCCGGGACGAGCGGGTCTCGGCCGGCCCGCCCAGGTTCGCCGGCCTGGGACCCGCCGCCGCGGTGCCGATCGGCGGCGGCGACGGCGTACGCGGTGTGGTGCTGCTGGTGCGGGAAGCCGGCCAGGCGCTGTTCACCGAGCAGCAGACCGAGCCGCTGCGGTCGTTCGCCGGCCAGGCGGCGGTCGCCATGGAGCTGGCCGAGCGGCGCCGCGACGCCGAGCGGATCGCGGTGCTCCAGGACCGCGACCGGATCGCCCGCGACCTGCACGACCTGGCGATCCAGCGGCTGTTCGCCACCGGGATGACCCTGCAGAGCGCGGGCCGGTTCATCGAGCACCCCGGGGCCGCCGAGCGCGTGACGCGTGCGGTGGACGACCTCGACGAGACCATAAAGATCATCCGCTCCACGATCTTCGGACTGCGCACCCGGGAGACCGGCGCCGGAACCGGCCTGCGTGCCCGCGCGGTCCGCGTGGCCGGGGAGGCCGCCCCGGTCCTCGGCTTCGCGCCCGGCCTCCGCATGGACGGCCTGCTCGACACCCGCGTCCCCAAGGAGACCGCCGACCACGCCGTCGCCGTCCTCTCCGAGGCCCTCGCCAACGTCGCCCGTCACGCCCACGCCGGCCGCGCCGACGTCGTCCTCGCCACCGACGGCCGCGAACTGCGCCTGGAGGTCACCGACAACGGCGTGGGCATCCCGCCCGAAGGCCGGCGCAGCGGCCTGCGCAACATGGCGGAGCGGGCCGAGCACCTGGGCGGCGAACTGACCTGGACGACACCGCCGTCCGGCGGCACCAGGCTGGTGTGGCGGGTGCCGCTGACGCCCTGA